The Hevea brasiliensis isolate MT/VB/25A 57/8 chromosome 9, ASM3005281v1, whole genome shotgun sequence nucleotide sequence ctggatcttcctctgtcactgctgttgctgctactgagggctctactgccatcaccatgagtgatcttgaggcactattcaaacaggttatctcttctaattttCCCGCCGCCATGTCCGCCACTccggtaattcttattggcttttgactgcatgttgtaatcatatgaccacaaAACTTAAATACTTGTCTTCTCAGAAACtcgtatcttccttaccaccaatccatactgcaaatggtactaaaatgaacatcacacatactggtaatgtgtctacctcaaatcttcatctacCTGACAcatattatatccctaattttgAACTCAATCTTATTTCGTTGGTCGTGTGTGcaaaaggactaaatgttattttttctcaccatggtgtccaggtacaggatccacaaacgggacagattcttgggaagggtcgcagagtgggtcgattattgagcttacatctttacatcttcctcagagatttgtgtctgcagctacaatccctaattcctccattcaccaatggcatcttcgtcttggtcatgcttctaccagtaaaattcaacctttaatttctcgtggattattaggatatactaagtttgagtcatttaattgtttaaattgtcagcttgcaaaacaacctgcattatctttttctcataataatactacttcagacactccttttggtttaattcattctgacatcTGGGGTCCTCCTATTTCTTCAgtaaatggttttcgttattttgtaatatttattgatgattattctcggtttacttggatatattttttgaaatatcaatctgagttatcacaaatttacattacatttgcaaaaatgattaaaactcagttctcttgtgacattaaaattctccgaacagacaatgccatggaatatcgggattcttctttacttcagtttcttagtcaacaaggcaccgttgttcaacgttcttgtcctcacacctctcaacagaatgggcgagccgaacgcaagtatcgccatattcttgattatgtacgtactcttcttctttctgcctcatgtccagtaaaattttggggagaagcgACTCTTCATGCCGCTTATATTATTaatcgtcttcctaccttggttcttcataatttatctccttttgaaaagttgtttggacaacttcctgactattccatccttaaaccttttggatgtgtttcttttgttcttttacaacctcatgaacataccaaattagaaccccgtgctcgtctatgttgttttcttggttatggcattgaacacaaagggtatcgttgttgggatcctgtttctaataagttacgcatctctcgtcatgttaccttttgggaaaatactatgttctcttctctttccaaatttcatcactctgtcaatactgactctctatttttcactgactcctccaaagagctgtttccaagtcctgatccaggtgattgtgatgtgctcaatattagcccaactacacctgcccctgttgaatcggcaccagttgttgatccaaGACTGCactgcatctcctcctagcactactcttcgctgctctacccgtgtaagagaaactcctcattatctttccgattttcactgttactctactattgcaacccttcatgagcctcgttcttatcgtgaggcaagaTCGACCCTCTTTGGCGACAAGCTATGACTCGATTTAACTTCAGGCTTTaaagaaaactcatacttgggatttagttgatcttccaccaaacaagacccctattggttgcaaatggatttacaaaatcaagacccgttctgatggaactattgaacgctacaaagctcgcttagtagccaaagggtacactcaagagtatggtatcgactatgaagaaacttttgctccaaagggcccgattaacatctattcgcagtctcttagctattgctgcagtcAGAATGGAAACTTTtccggatggatgtcaaaaatgcttttcttcatggtgatttaatgtaagaggtttatatgcatcctcctcctggttattattctcctcataaggtttgtaaacttcggcgagccttatatggattaaaacaagctcccagggcctggtttgccaaatttagttccacttttgctcaacttggttttctctctagtccacatgattctgcattattcacttgccgaactgacagtggtattgttcttctgttgctttatgttgatgatatgataataacaggagatgattcatctggtattttagagttacaacattatctcaatcaacattttgaaatgaaagacctgggttctctcagctattttttgggtcttgaagtttctcaaaattatgatggctattatctatctcaagccaagtatgcatccgacttactttctcgagcaggcatcactgatagcaaaacagtatcaaccccattggagctcaattgcaaactcacacctcttgatggcactcctcttgatgatcctactttatatcgataGCTTGtcgagtcttgtttatctcacgcTACTCGACTGATATTTCCTATGCCGTTCATCCGTCACCGCtttatgtctgctcctcgctcaactcatttctctgcagtacttcgaatccttcgttatatcaaaggcactctttttcatggtttgcacttttctgctacctcctccctagtattatccgCTACTCGATGTCGATTGGGCTAGTGATCCGGCTGCATCGCCGCTCTACAAtcggttattgtttcttcttgggtaattctcttatctcttggcgtagcaaaagcaaaccgttgttgcacgttctagcacgTAATCGAATATCGTGCTCTTGCCGATGCTACATccgaattactttggttacggtggttattaatcgatttgggtgtcactcattcttctgccacaatgcttcatttgcgataatagaagtgcatacagatttctcataatgatgtaatTCATGATCGAACCAAACAAATCGAAAAAGATTGTCATTTTTTACTACATCATGTTGCACAttgcaccatatgtttgattctgTCTCCTCCGCACCAAaccgatatattcaccaaaacgcattcTCCCACTCGCTTCAgatcttaagcaaactcaagttggcacctgtgctaccaccttgagtttgagggggggtgttagcataattacagcaattagcatgattataggagatttgtgtagcataattacagcaattagcataattataggagatttgtgtagcataattatagcaattattattcttgtccaaattagttcatattctcatgtataaatagatgtaatatctctgtaaatgagacacagacaaatatACAATCATTtctttcattacttgtattctttcttttaACAAAGATTATAAAAACTTGATTACAAAATTAAATGAGAAATCAGTTGTATATGATTATTTGATTACATATATTAAAAAAGATGTTTTTGATAGCATTGATAACTAAGTAATGAggaaaaactttcaaaaaatagAAACTCATCGAGGACAATTGTAAATTCAATATTATagctatttataaaattatattcttttttttctactaaattatatgttaaaaaattgaatttttacccttaataaataatttattattatatataatttttttctttaaattaagcAAAATAAGAATTTTTTACTCTACTGAATCAAATTTCTGGCTTAGCCCTGTAATATAGTTAATATGTTGGTTTTAAAATATACCCAATATGTAATATAGTTAAtgagtagtattttattttaattgaattgataaagtgaaattaataattattgatagataataaatttatttatatgatgtaagtataatattttatattattgtaAAACAGAATTACATGTGTTTTGAATacaaacatttttctttttattaattatattaatattataaataaaaaaaatacttgcAGTATCATGCAGACATTTAGGCATAGTTattaaaatcgaatcgaactagccgattaaattaatgaattggtAAATGGACCTCAAATCGGTTCAAGTTTGTAATTGAACAGATAAGGAAGTGACCCAGCGTGACTCGATGAACCTAGTGGTTGAATCAATGTACTTGTGTGACCTGGTTAATCCGATTGGTTCAATTATTCAATaaaattccttttttttattagaaaattaaactCAAAACCTCATAAAAAGTTTTTTATTAAAATCAATTGAGTtgatttaatactatttatttttcatttcaatatatttattttttaatatatagttAATATTTCATAATATTAAAAAGAGAATCATACATTTATACATTATATtacttaaatatttttatataaaaagaatagtattaaaatttattaaatataatttcataaatattaaaattttattttaaataattaaaaattaattaattatatttatttatattaataaatattatatttaattaatttttagtgactcaagttactgatTCATTCACTCAATTGAACTTTTGACCGGGTTTAATAACACTGCGTTTgacccctatatatatatataatttgtttttgaaaaaattgagtgaACTCCCTCACATTCACGCCAAGAACTCACACTCACACGTCACGTGTCACCTGCGTCAGCCCTTGGCCGTATTGGGTCGCAATCTAGAAGTTGGTGCAACATGGAGACTACCTGTTTACGTAAGCAGTTTTTCTTcacaattaattataataaagaaattaaatgtgcACCCTGGATGGTTTTTTCTTCTCTATATATAGTCTAGCCCACTTGGCCTATAAACGAACTGAGCCTTTGGTTAGAACAAGTACGGACTGATCGTCGGCAACCAAGGCAATGTCTTCTTTCCATGGGAGTGGTCTTGGCGGAAGTGACCAAGTTATTTTCTATTCGCCGCCGATTACAAAGGTAATTCACTTCATCGTTTttcgtttccttttctttttcactGGGTCCTTGTGTGCTGGAAGATCTATTGATGGTGTTTATTTTTACATATGGTTGACAATTTCTATGTGACAGGAAGACGCCATCCTTGAGACAAGTGAAGTTGCCGGACGGAGGGCCAATTCAGTCCAGGATGAGGGCAATGGCAAATCCACTCGAGTCTGCCAAATATGCATTAATGGAGAGCATTGCACTTGTTCTTCCGGTATTGAACAACCTTTACAAGCAGTAAAAGAAGTGCAAACTTCCCCAGTGGCCTTGGCAACTGAAGAATCAAAAGCTAtcagaaacttcattcagttcTTGAAAGACACAGCAAATAGAGTATTTCAAGTCATACATGTCAGCACTGATGAGGACACAAGCAAGATAGAGCTTAAAGTGGACGATGCAATCACAGATAATTCTTTGAAAGCAATTAAAAATAGTCTTCAAGCTGTCCCAGGTGTTCAAAGCATATGTGTAGACCCTGAACTGAACAGAATTTCTGTTTCTTGCGAACCAGATTCCCCTGCACCTGGAAGTTTTATCATAGTGACCGAATCAACTGAAGCTGGAAATTTCAAGGCCATGATATTTGCTGAAGGGAGAAGAGGAAGAGAAAGTCGTAGACAGGAGGAAACTGAGCATTTGCAGTACTTTCTGCTTTTGTGGTTTTTGGTTCttgcatttattttatttttagcatCCATGCTTTCCATTAATGTCCCTGCAATTAAGCATTATTTGGACATCAAAGTAGTCAATATGCTGACAATAGGGGCAATTATCAGGTGGGTGCTATCCACTCCGATGCTGCTTATGCAGCTTATCATCCTTTGGCAATTCTATACAGCACCCAACAAGACACTGAATTGTTGTTCTGTTGACATGGATGTGTTTACTGCCCTAAAAGCGAATATAATCTACTTTTGTTCAGTCTATTCAGTTTTGAGGACTGCTTTTTCTTCAGATTTTCAAggagtggacttctttgggactAGCTTAATGTTTGTggccttcaatcttcttgggacgTATCTAGATGCATTCGTTAGGAGGAAGAGATCTCAAGTCATCACCAAGCATAAGGGATTGGCAAAGGAAACGATAACATTATTGACTTTGGTTCATAAAGAAAATTTGACTGTCGAAGAAATTGATAGTAGGTTAGGGTTAACTGATGTCATTAGACTAATTCCTGGTGCAAAAGCTAAATGGGAGAAGAGCCATGCGAATGAGAATGGAGTTGTGTATTTTAAGGGGAGAAGTTTTGGATCAGACAGTGTTCTCTCACAGATTGCTCATCTTGTTCAGTCTGATCAGAAGGCGGAAGGTCCTGTGAAGGAATTTGCTAAAACTATTTCCAAATTCTTTCTCATTTTGGTAGGTGCAAATTCAACATTTCATAAGCTGTTAAATTCATTTACAAGTTTCGTATGCAAGGCAGTCTTCGCTAATCTATGattgtccctttttttttttttacaggctATTATTGTTTCTTTTTTATTTTGGCTTGCCTGGTTTTTAGCTGGAAAGTTCCATGCCTACCCAAAATCTTTGTTACCGCATTCCATGGATAGGTCTCATCTTGCAGCCCTAGTTTGGATATCTGTTATGGCAATAGCTTCGCCGTGTTCTCTTCCCCTAGCAACTGAAATTGCTGCCATGGTTGCCGCCCAGGTTGGCGCATCCAGGGGTGTTCTAATAAAAAATAAGCGAGCATTAGAATGGGCACATAAGGTTAGCAAGGAAATTCATCTTTTGGTTTAATTTTTTACCTTATCATGCCAATTCTCACCAATTTGATGTTATCAATGAATTTCAATTGCTTCTAATTTGGCCTGTTTGTTAACAAGGCTCTTTGAACTCAAACATTTGGCCTGGTCATTGTTGTTGCAGGTGGATTGCATTGTTTTCAACAAGAGAACTCTTACCGTTGGAAAACCAGTGGTTGTTGACCTAACACTTCTGAAAAATATGAGACCTAAAGAATTTTTCCTACTAGTTGCTGCAGTTGAGGTATGCTACTATTCCACAAACAAATTAACTCACTAATAAAGCAAGTTTGTCTCTACAGCAACTCTTTAGGCGATTTTATATAGCTCAGAAATAGAATTTCACATACCCTACGATGACAGTTGAAATGTTGTCTTTATGAATCCATATCAGGCAAATAGTAGGCACCCTTTAGCCAAGGCCATTATAGAGCACGCCAAGGAATGCGGGGAAGACAAAGATAACTTTCTCTTGCCTGAAGCTCATGATTTTGACTCAATTGCTGGCCGCGGGTTGAAAGCTATTGTCCAGAGCAAGCAAATACTCGTGGGAAACAAGAGCTTGATGATTGAACACAACATTTCAATCCCGGATGACGCTAAGAAAAAGCTCGCAGAAATTGAAAGGAAGGGTCAAACTGGAGTTTTAGTATCCATAGACTCGGAACTAACTGGAATTGTAGCCATATCTGATCCACTGAAACCAGGTGCACGCGAAGTCATTTCCATTCTCAAATCTATGAAAGTTAGGACGATCATGGCGACAGGTGACAATTGGGGAACTGCCAATTCCATTTGCAGACAAGTTGGGATTGAAACTTTTATCGCAGAAGCCAACCATCAGCAGAAAGTAAAGGAAGTGGAGAAGCTGCAGGTACATGTGCACCTCATTATTATAAGATCTTTTAAGTTGCGACAGTATTTTCAACTTTCTTCTCTCCCATTCTTAGGACCAAGGACATGCAGTGGCAATGGTTGATGTTAGTAGAAGCAATTCACTTGCACTTGCGGCAGCAGATGTTGGAATAGCAGTTGGAGCACGCACAGGCATTGCAATGGAGGCAGCTGATATTAATCTCACAAAGGACAACTTGGAGGATGTCGTTACTGCCATA carries:
- the LOC131182868 gene encoding probable copper-transporting ATPase HMA5; its protein translation is MSSFHGSGLGGSDQVIFYSPPITKEDAILETSEVAGRRANSVQDEGNGKSTRVCQICINGEHCTCSSGIEQPLQAVKEVQTSPVALATEESKAIRNFIQFLKDTANRVFQVIHVSTDEDTSKIELKVDDAITDNSLKAIKNSLQAVPGVQSICVDPELNRISVSCEPDSPAPGSFIIVTESTEAGNFKAMIFAEGRRGRESRRQEETEHLQYFLLLWFLVLAFILFLASMLSINVPAIKHYLDIKVVNMLTIGAIIRWVLSTPMLLMQLIILWQFYTAPNKTLNCCSVDMDVFTALKANIIYFCSVYSVLRTAFSSDFQGVDFFGTSLMFVAFNLLGTYLDAFVRRKRSQVITKHKGLAKETITLLTLVHKENLTVEEIDSRLGLTDVIRLIPGAKAKWEKSHANENGVVYFKGRSFGSDSVLSQIAHLVQSDQKAEGPVKEFAKTISKFFLILAIIVSFLFWLAWFLAGKFHAYPKSLLPHSMDRSHLAALVWISVMAIASPCSLPLATEIAAMVAAQVGASRGVLIKNKRALEWAHKVDCIVFNKRTLTVGKPVVVDLTLLKNMRPKEFFLLVAAVEQLFRRFYIAQK
- the LOC110660857 gene encoding probable copper-transporting ATPase HMA5, encoding MNPYQANSRHPLAKAIIEHAKECGEDKDNFLLPEAHDFDSIAGRGLKAIVQSKQILVGNKSLMIEHNISIPDDAKKKLAEIERKGQTGVLVSIDSELTGIVAISDPLKPGAREVISILKSMKVRTIMATGDNWGTANSICRQVGIETFIAEANHQQKVKEVEKLQDQGHAVAMVDVSRSNSLALAAADVGIAVGARTGIAMEAADINLTKDNLEDVVTAIDLSRKTISLNHLNLVCACVHNFLGISMATAAPFLLGFILQPWIAGMIATCSSLGLVMSPYLLKKYKRPKKLENLEIHGIRVDQ